In Methanothermobacter sp. K4, one genomic interval encodes:
- the aroC gene encoding chorismate synthase, with translation MAGNSTGEVFRVTTFGSSHGPALGAVIDGCPAGLELSEDDIQRELDRRRPGTSSLTTPRGEMDRVEILSGIFKGKTDGTPIAGIVRNRDVDSASYSNLKSVPRPGHGDYTWRARFGHYDHRGGGRGSGRVTIGHVIGGAVAKKLIGTHGIRVNAHVVQVGDIRADRVNLKLIGEYAERNPVRCADPMAARLMEEAILDAKERGDSIGGVVEVVALGVPAGVGEPVFSKLDADLAAALMGIGAVKGVEIGMGFEVAEHNASEINDEFYISGGEIRTTTNTSGGILGGISSGMPITARIAVKPTPSISLPQRSVDLERMEETEIEIHGRHDPCICPRVVPVAEAAVAMVLADHMIRAGFIHPTDINKQNDG, from the coding sequence GTGGCTGGAAACAGTACCGGCGAAGTATTCAGGGTTACAACCTTCGGGTCCAGCCATGGACCTGCACTTGGGGCGGTAATCGATGGCTGCCCCGCAGGCCTTGAACTGAGTGAAGATGACATCCAGAGGGAACTCGACAGGAGAAGACCCGGTACGAGCAGTTTAACCACCCCCAGGGGTGAGATGGACAGAGTTGAGATACTTTCAGGGATATTCAAGGGTAAAACAGACGGTACCCCCATAGCCGGAATTGTCAGAAACCGTGACGTTGACTCTGCAAGTTACAGTAACCTCAAATCGGTGCCAAGACCCGGCCATGGAGATTACACCTGGAGGGCCAGATTCGGCCACTATGACCACCGTGGAGGTGGCCGTGGAAGTGGAAGGGTAACCATTGGACACGTGATTGGCGGGGCGGTTGCAAAGAAACTCATCGGAACCCATGGTATCAGGGTGAACGCACACGTAGTACAGGTGGGTGACATCAGGGCAGACAGGGTTAACCTGAAACTGATAGGGGAATACGCCGAGAGAAACCCTGTTAGATGCGCTGATCCCATGGCGGCCAGATTGATGGAGGAGGCCATCCTTGATGCTAAGGAGAGGGGAGACTCCATTGGCGGCGTTGTTGAGGTTGTGGCACTGGGGGTGCCCGCCGGAGTCGGGGAACCTGTCTTCAGTAAACTTGACGCTGACCTTGCAGCTGCACTCATGGGTATTGGGGCTGTGAAGGGTGTGGAGATCGGAATGGGATTTGAGGTTGCAGAGCACAATGCCAGTGAAATAAATGACGAGTTCTACATCTCTGGCGGTGAAATCAGGACCACCACCAACACCTCAGGGGGTATACTGGGTGGTATATCCAGCGGCATGCCCATAACTGCAAGGATAGCTGTGAAGCCCACGCCATCAATATCACTGCCCCAGAGAAGTGTCGACCTTGAGAGGATGGAGGAGACCGAGATTGAGATCCATGGAAGGCACGACCCCTGCATATGCCCGAGGGTTGTGCCGGTTGCCGAGGCCGCGGTTGCGATGGTCCTTGCAGACCACATGATAAGGGCCGGTTTCATCCACCCCACAGATATAAATAAGCAAAATGACG